The Sphingobacteriales bacterium genomic sequence AGGAGTTTGTATTAAGGGTGCCCAATCGGGGTCAATATATAAATTAATAAAAGTTTCGGGGCGCAACAAATTACTGCGGTATTTCTCATCCCAACAACTAATAAACGCATCAAATAAAGCTATGCCGGCATAGGCATAAGTTTGCGCTGTTTGGGCTGCATTCATTTTTTTATCGCGGGTTAAAATACCTACAATACCCAACCAGTGGCCAGTTGGTGATATTTTTTTGATAAAATAATTTAAATGCCCTTTTACCCGAATGCCATTTGGGTTGTTATCCCAAAATAAAGCCATTTCTTTTTGTTCGGGGTTTAATTTTTTGCCAGCGTTATACACCTCGTAAGACTCTTTATAAAATGCCGAGCCTTTAATAGTATCGAATTTAACAGGCGGCTGTGGAATAAATTGCGAGGCCGAATCGAGGGTCAAAGGCCGAACTTTAAGCCAGTTGGGTTCAAGTGCTGCTAATTGTAGCGGAGGCGTAGGTATCCATGCAGCCGGATCTTTAAGATTTAACATGTGGCGTTGCATACCGCGCGTTTGGGCGTAATTGTCGCCTTTTTTCCAGTCGTTTATAGCTTTTGCCATTTCAACGCCATAGGCAACCGAGCGTTGTGCTACGGCAGGGTCTGTTTTAGCGCTGCGTTGTTTGGTAAAATTATCTTGGGCTTCTTTTAAAAAATGTTTCGACCATATAAGTGTGCGGCCTACCTCACAAAAGGCGGTAACTGCCGCCAGTGTATAGTCGTAGGTTTGCCCTGCCTGTGGTTGTGGTAGGGTGGTTAAGCCATTTAATTTACCTGTAAAAGTAGGTAAATTTGGCTCTACGCTAAAGCGCAAAGTTTCGTACATGGCAATTTGCGGGTAGGTTAGTACCCTTGTACCTACGGTTGGCGAAAAAATATCTTCAACTACGATTTCGTTGTATTTTGTATTAAAAAAACGCAAATACTCGGCATCATCTTTAAACTCCGGAACAGTAGTGTTAATATTGGCTTTTTCTAAACTCAGTGCCGAGGTGTCGCGGCCAGTATCATCAATCTCAACAGGCTTACTTGGCTGCTCGGCGTTGTTAGTAGTTGGTTGAGCGGTATTGGGCTGGTTTCCGGAAGATTGGCATCCGGATAACATTACATAAAATAATACTACAATAAAACAAACAACATGCTTCATACTAAGGGATTTTATTTATAAAATAAGTTCAATCTTATTTATTAGTTTTGTGGTTTATACCAGC encodes the following:
- a CDS encoding vanadium-dependent haloperoxidase — encoded protein: MKHVVCFIVVLFYVMLSGCQSSGNQPNTAQPTTNNAEQPSKPVEIDDTGRDTSALSLEKANINTTVPEFKDDAEYLRFFNTKYNEIVVEDIFSPTVGTRVLTYPQIAMYETLRFSVEPNLPTFTGKLNGLTTLPQPQAGQTYDYTLAAVTAFCEVGRTLIWSKHFLKEAQDNFTKQRSAKTDPAVAQRSVAYGVEMAKAINDWKKGDNYAQTRGMQRHMLNLKDPAAWIPTPPLQLAALEPNWLKVRPLTLDSASQFIPQPPVKFDTIKGSAFYKESYEVYNAGKKLNPEQKEMALFWDNNPNGIRVKGHLNYFIKKISPTGHWLGIVGILTRDKKMNAAQTAQTYAYAGIALFDAFISCWDEKYRSNLLRPETFINLYIDPDWAPLIQTPPFPEHTSGHSVASSAVAYVLTQQFGKNMAFTDNALDIEGLTPRKFKSIQQAADEACISRLYGGIHFRRAIEAGQVQGKKVGENVWKKLTGTTSEKK